agttttgaatttgtcacatattaaggtatgtatatttcgttccttttattgatgtaggttttttttttttgaattttttgaatattttttatttttttgttgtcataattataatgattaatttgttgaattataattgttaatgttgaattataatgattaatttgttgaagtataattttgttgaatttattgaatttattttttgtcatattttttattgttttgaatataattattgattaatttgttgaattataattgttaatgttgaattgtaatgattaatttgttgaattataatttgttgaatttattgaatttattttttgtcatattttttattgttttgaatataattattgattaatttgtgaattgtaattgttaacgttgaatttatcttaggattaatagttgaatatgttggaataattagtatagattggttcaattggttgtggctattgttaatatttgcaggtttgtggatttgggtagtatccagtataggggaggtgctgccgatttttttttaacatttgaattttattatacaattattaatataaaattgtttagatgcgcagaatgaaaaccagagctggtcgttcacgtccagtcgaatcaagttcgtctagcagcgatgatgatgtttccttaggtgcctctcaagaagaggcacctacaccacctgcgccgtcaaccgatgctgcctcttccagtgatgtttcacatcgcagaagcggcgtgccttcgaagcggaatcaatttacccgccagtacgaggcacagtggaaggacgatctttcaatgtaagtttgttaaggttttatttttttttatataaaaaaaaacaaatttaaaacataatttatgaagtaatcacaaattaatttcatttcttttcaggttcacaaaacATTGAGgcccgcccgagtaatatcatcggcatttaaagcgtcgatagagattccattgtttcaatggagtcagatatccagacatcctgaatggatgcctcaaatcaatgcatggtttcgtagatttgaggttcgtgttaatatataattttcaacttatttctaataaattctagttataattgtaaataaattattaacattttaaaaaaatatttttttatatacagcatcgattctactgggacgatgaacatgacactgttgtgaggagggtgtgggaaaatcacgcggcaattaggtaacatcgaaaacaatacgacttctttttacataattatttatgtttcgaaatgtaattttttcgtgcgtgaattaggttgcgtgatttttggtatgacacccagaaaaaagcaaaacaaacagcgagggataaggggttccaaggctggaacgatgttgcggtttggagggatttcaaaccaatatacatcccgaaagatatatggccgcactatcttcagcacgtgacgtctgagcggtttactcgacgctcacagtccggtgctggcaaccggaatcggccaattcatggctcggtgacaacgcacaccggcggctccgttccgttttctgcacatgcgaaacggatggtaagattaatttaaatgaaatatatcgttcaattaatttgttgttaatacatttttttcattataggctacgtctcttggatgtcagccgagccctatggagctgtttgtggagacgcacgtgcgaagtcatgaccgccaaaaggggacgcaacagttcgttgacaaccgtgctcaacattttgtggtatgtttgttcaaccattttattttgtaagttattattatgtttattgaattgaatatgatgattttttttttcaggagacctataataatcggttgagggagagatacggggacgatccatcgacccatccggaattcgatccggatttgtggatggaggctggatcgtcaggtggacccgataaaaatcgagtttacgggctctccaacactaccacggccaacttgcggtcgaccggtactgcttcaaccgctgggagctcccaatctgtatcgagctcccaatctaaggagtttgtggccttgcagcaaaggtgcgaccacctatcagaggcatacacacaactcaaagaagagcaaagattggcgaacgaacaacacagagcagagtctgaacaacaaagagcggcctatgaagagcttcggcaaatggtcatgaacatgacacaaggtggaacatgtgagCCTAATcatttttggccgcctaacccccatcctcctcctcctcctcctcctcctccacctttatattaatttttaataaacattatttacatttaaaattttgtttaatgtttttttgaaacacattcattttgtaatgaatattatttcactttgagttttttgttgcttaatataaattttatttgcataattggtttgtattaccattaatttatattattttttcaaaataattaaaaaaaattaaaaaaaaaattacacagggatttaccgacggaaaaactcCGTCGGAATTCGACAGTGCCTGCCACCGTCACCGACCATCACCGACGGaacaaatccgtcggtataaattTACCGACgtatttaccgacggacatattcggtcggtataaaatatcaccgacacttttccAGACGGAGTtcgtccgtcggtatttttataacaccgacggaaaatatttcGTCGATATAtgccaagcgggaaacttttttttttggcgcgcacggtccgtcggtaaacccgtcggtaaaagttttttttgtatttccgaccgatatagcgacggaatgtggaatcaccgacaaaaggtattctgACGGGagtattctgtcggtaatatagtcggtaaatactttaccgacaaaagttctatcacacaccgacggaatatttccgtcggtaaaactgtgaaatcttgtagtggaaaatcaatttaaatttgaaatcttttgGATCGTGATCCTCTCATAAATATGTTCAGAAAATGATTGTAATGTTTGTTAAATCTAAATCattgaatttaaattgaatGGACATGATTTAGTGCATAAAGAAAATGGCAACAATTttactctttattattttatttctctcacctaatttatattattgaattcaaaatcaGTGTTTAGATTTGAAACATGACCAATCATGCTACTAAGAGAACATTAGAGGGTCCAAATTCAGATTTATCATATTAAACTTTTATACAAATTGACgagtcaatttaaaaattacaaaatgtgAATCCtgtgaattttaaataattagtatactatgaaaaaaaaaaaaaaaacagtggctACATGTATTTGTAAAGACCATTTATATGAAGATTTGTTTCTTTGGTATtactctttaataatttttaattatatataaaagcttAAACTTTGTCTTGAAACTATAATAAAACCTGACAAGAAAGGTTACTCAGAATAAGACCTGAATTATGGATTTGGATGGTCAATCTAGATTGACcccaagaaattatttttttgaaatgattaaaacaacattattttgatttatttttttgaaactaaaaaatcaacaagttgaAAATAAGGTCTTACATTGAGTAGACAAGGTTGCAGGTCTACTCGGGTTTTTGATGAGtcctttctatttgttttagctcagataaatctaatttatagGTTGGTTGAGTCTCAAATTAACCAGTTGAaccaatttagattttattactATGGCTGAAACatttatcatgataaaaataCCTCATTGTTTAATATACCCCATGattaatgtttttcctttttcaaattACTAGTACCTTTTGAGCCATTTTTCTCAAGAAAACAATGAGAGAATTACATTTACATTCCtataatttagttgattttttttattttgtttttattcttttagaaGTTACAGTTTACATTCAAGatcaaaataatctttaaaattatataaccCTTTAAATTCTCACcaaaaaacatatcaacaagAAGTTCAAAACATTTATAGaattatcattatatttcaatttaataattaagaaatctttatattaaatattacaattttgttattaattttttttttaaaaaaaaaaaaaccctagttgTCACCCTCCTCCCTTTCTCCACCCTATAATCCACAACTCAaacctaaatttttcataaaattatgaagcttcTATTctcaaccatgaaaaaaaatattttatatgtaaaaatataatatgaaattaatCTGCTTAGGCTGCAATAGTcaataatgatgaaattaagaatGAATTTTGAAGTTCCTCCAAGTACACCGTGCCCAAAAACAATGATTACCCAAAACCTACATCATCAATTCATAAACTTTCTCATCAACACAGCCCCATTTATCTCCCtatttaaaagctaaaaaagcaAGTCTCCACTCTTCTCTTAAAGTTACACTAAATTATGATTTGTTATAATGCTTGACTTGTCAAAGCAAAAAAGCAAGTCATATCCTTAGCTTTTGAGGGAAATGGGCTGTCAAATCCTCAAACAAATTTGTGTgttaattgagattaaatttttcacatgattttaaAGGTACTCcttcatcatttaataaattcttctcGGTACTAAACTAAGAATTTAAAActagaaagttaaaaaaaataacaccaaaATATTGA
This genomic interval from Populus alba chromosome 1, ASM523922v2, whole genome shotgun sequence contains the following:
- the LOC140954378 gene encoding uncharacterized protein, with protein sequence MELFVETHVRSHDRQKGTQQFVDNRAQHFVETYNNRLRERYGDDPSTHPEFDPDLWMEAGSSGGPDKNRVYGLSNTTTANLRSTGTASTAGSSQSVSSSQSKEFVALQQRCDHLSEAYTQLKEEQRLANEQHRAESEQQRAAYEELRQMVMNMTQGGTCEPNHFWPPNPHPPPPPPPPPPLY